Proteins from one Microbacterium proteolyticum genomic window:
- the hrpA gene encoding ATP-dependent RNA helicase HrpA yields the protein MSVEPVIVYPPELPVSAARDEIARAIRDHQVVIVAGATGSGKTTQLPKICLELGRTSIAHTQPRRIAARTIAERIAEELQVPLGSTVGYKVRFTDKVSADTRVALVTDGILLNEIHRDRLLRRYDTIIVDEAHERSLNIDFLLGYLRRILPQRPDLKVIVTSATIDPESFARHFAAAPAEPGGEPMPAPVIEVSGRTYPVEIRYRPLDGADRAPEENGDSDPDAATPTPQPKKLRSPAQGKRDSDDADEVGAVVAALRELDREPAGDVLVFFPGEAEIRDAADAIRGAYQKDASPTEVLPLYGRLSAAEQHRVFERSTVAGVRRRVILATNVAETSLTVPGIRYVVDTGTARISRYSNRSKIQRLPIEAVSQASAQQRSGRAGRTSPGIAIRLYSEDDFTRRPEYTEPEILRTSLASVILQMLSLGFGDIQAFPFLTPPDSRGVKAAFDLLVELGAVKLPAPGSRAADVDRDVRDDGDPSRQRRGRGDERGPRLTAIGREIARLPIDPRFARMLLEARDADVLPEVMAIVAGMSIQDVRERPEDRREEADRFHARFTDPTSDFLSLLNLWEYLQEKQAELGSSAFRRLCRSEHLNYVRVREWVDVHRQLSSLLGAGREGRGARNRVPEVAGSGRSKPQRSGHAPSHVGRGSQDTAPEGHTQGDAIHRAILSGLLSHIGILDPRTIAQAKDRKAPGDARPTKGEYIGARGARFAIFPGSGLKKRRPSAVMAAELVETSRLFARTVAAVDPAWAEDLAPDLVKRSLSEPHWSKDAGSAAAYEKVTLFGVELVGRRRMQLARFDRPLAREMFVRHALVEGEWDPSVLDKRLTAFLRRNQEQRRLLEKIEERERRRDILVGDEAVFAFYNARIPADVTDVRSFETWWKDASNRTPHLLDLRESDLTGDRAQGDDRAFPARWRQGDQTLNLAYRFEPGAPDDGVTVVVPLPLLAQLRPDGFDWQVPGMRDELVTALLRALPKTIRRNVVPAADWAEKFSAELAEKGPEHTNGLPKSTLVDALAALVQRVANQRVSAADFELDRVPGHLMPSFRAVDTRGRAVGADRDLGALQRRLADRARSSVESTIARPAARTAARVAEASPAFASRAKLTTWDFDELTEVVDTPVAGGVVRGYPALVDEGDSVALRVEATPEDAARHTRAGIRRLLLLAVPSPASYVLDHLTANEKLALAASPYQNAKALIEDARVALADDVLGRESPTGVVRTKAEFERVRDAFSAASVEQTFRAVSLVAKILLAQRDVERAMKDAASITLLGALNDVRGQLKGLIFPGFVSRTGLARLAHLPRYLAGALERVKTLSDNPGRDRQRMTEYERGAAGFVEAGGTMPLPAEAPGNLVQTRWLLEEFRVSLFAQRLGTAEPVSPQRLAKALKGA from the coding sequence GTGTCCGTCGAACCCGTCATCGTCTACCCGCCCGAGCTGCCCGTCAGCGCCGCGCGGGACGAGATCGCGCGCGCCATCCGCGACCACCAGGTCGTGATCGTCGCCGGCGCGACCGGATCGGGCAAGACGACGCAGCTGCCGAAGATCTGCCTCGAGCTCGGTCGCACGTCCATCGCGCACACGCAGCCTCGCCGCATCGCCGCGCGCACCATCGCCGAGCGCATCGCCGAGGAGCTCCAGGTCCCCCTCGGTTCCACCGTCGGCTACAAGGTGCGGTTCACCGACAAGGTGTCGGCCGACACCCGCGTGGCACTGGTCACCGATGGCATCCTGCTGAACGAGATCCACCGCGACCGGCTCCTCCGCCGCTACGACACGATCATCGTCGACGAGGCGCACGAGCGTTCGCTCAACATCGACTTCCTGCTGGGGTACCTGCGGCGGATCCTTCCCCAACGCCCCGACCTCAAGGTGATCGTCACGTCGGCGACGATCGACCCCGAGAGCTTCGCGCGCCACTTCGCCGCCGCGCCCGCCGAACCCGGCGGCGAGCCGATGCCCGCGCCGGTCATCGAGGTGTCCGGCCGCACGTACCCGGTCGAGATCCGGTATCGGCCGCTCGACGGGGCGGACCGGGCTCCGGAAGAGAACGGCGATTCGGATCCGGATGCCGCCACACCCACGCCGCAACCGAAGAAACTCCGGAGCCCGGCACAGGGCAAGCGTGACAGCGACGACGCCGACGAGGTCGGCGCCGTCGTCGCGGCGCTCCGCGAGCTCGACCGCGAGCCCGCGGGCGACGTGCTCGTCTTCTTCCCCGGCGAGGCCGAGATCCGCGACGCGGCTGATGCCATCCGCGGTGCGTATCAGAAGGATGCCTCCCCGACCGAGGTCCTGCCCCTGTACGGGCGTCTCTCCGCCGCCGAGCAGCACCGCGTGTTCGAGCGCTCCACGGTGGCGGGCGTCCGCCGCCGTGTCATCCTCGCCACGAACGTCGCCGAGACGAGCCTCACCGTCCCCGGCATCCGGTACGTGGTCGACACCGGCACCGCCCGCATCTCGCGGTACAGCAACCGCTCGAAGATCCAGCGGCTGCCGATCGAGGCCGTGTCGCAGGCGTCGGCGCAGCAGCGCTCGGGTCGCGCCGGCCGCACGTCGCCGGGCATCGCGATCCGGCTGTACTCCGAGGACGACTTCACCCGCCGCCCGGAGTACACCGAGCCCGAGATCCTGCGGACCTCGCTGGCATCCGTCATCCTGCAGATGCTGTCGCTCGGGTTCGGCGACATCCAGGCGTTCCCGTTCCTGACCCCGCCCGATTCCCGAGGCGTGAAGGCCGCGTTCGACCTGCTCGTCGAGCTCGGCGCCGTGAAGCTCCCGGCGCCCGGGTCCCGCGCCGCCGATGTCGACCGCGACGTCCGCGACGACGGCGACCCGTCCCGGCAGCGGCGCGGACGCGGCGACGAGCGCGGCCCGCGGCTCACCGCCATCGGCCGCGAGATCGCCCGGCTGCCGATCGACCCGCGCTTCGCGCGCATGCTGCTCGAGGCCCGTGACGCGGACGTGCTGCCCGAGGTCATGGCGATCGTGGCCGGCATGTCGATCCAGGACGTCCGCGAACGCCCCGAGGACCGCCGCGAGGAAGCCGACCGCTTCCACGCGCGCTTCACCGACCCGACCAGCGACTTCCTGTCGCTGCTGAACCTGTGGGAATACCTGCAGGAGAAGCAGGCCGAGCTTGGTTCGAGCGCGTTCCGGCGCCTGTGCCGCAGCGAGCACCTCAACTACGTGCGCGTGCGCGAGTGGGTCGACGTCCATCGGCAGCTCTCGTCGCTGCTCGGCGCCGGTCGTGAGGGCCGCGGAGCGCGGAACCGTGTCCCAGAAGTCGCTGGTTCGGGTCGCTCGAAACCGCAACGATCGGGACATGCTCCGTCGCACGTGGGACGAGGGTCGCAGGACACCGCGCCCGAAGGGCACACGCAGGGGGATGCCATCCACCGCGCGATCCTGTCGGGGCTCCTGTCGCACATCGGCATCCTCGATCCCCGAACGATCGCTCAGGCCAAGGACCGCAAGGCGCCCGGCGACGCGCGTCCGACGAAGGGCGAGTACATCGGCGCGCGCGGCGCGCGGTTCGCCATCTTCCCGGGCTCCGGGCTGAAGAAGCGGCGTCCCTCCGCGGTCATGGCGGCCGAGCTCGTCGAGACGTCACGCTTGTTCGCCCGGACCGTCGCGGCGGTCGACCCGGCGTGGGCGGAGGACCTCGCCCCCGACCTCGTCAAGCGGTCACTGAGCGAGCCGCACTGGTCGAAGGATGCCGGCTCCGCCGCCGCGTACGAGAAGGTCACGCTGTTCGGCGTCGAGCTGGTCGGACGCCGCCGCATGCAGCTCGCGCGGTTCGATCGCCCGCTCGCGCGCGAGATGTTCGTGCGCCACGCGCTGGTCGAGGGCGAGTGGGACCCGTCGGTGCTCGACAAGCGCCTCACCGCGTTCCTCCGGCGCAACCAGGAGCAGCGCCGCCTGCTCGAGAAGATCGAGGAGCGCGAGCGCCGGCGCGACATCCTGGTCGGCGACGAAGCGGTGTTCGCGTTCTACAACGCGCGGATCCCCGCCGATGTCACCGACGTCCGCTCGTTCGAGACGTGGTGGAAGGATGCCTCGAACCGCACGCCGCATCTCCTCGATCTGCGCGAGTCCGACCTCACCGGCGACCGCGCGCAGGGCGACGACCGGGCCTTCCCCGCGCGCTGGCGCCAGGGCGATCAGACGCTGAACCTCGCCTACCGCTTCGAACCGGGCGCCCCCGATGACGGCGTGACCGTGGTCGTTCCGCTCCCCCTGCTCGCGCAGCTGCGGCCGGACGGCTTCGACTGGCAGGTGCCGGGTATGCGCGACGAGCTCGTCACGGCCCTGCTGCGCGCGTTGCCGAAGACGATCCGCCGCAACGTCGTTCCCGCGGCCGACTGGGCCGAGAAGTTCAGCGCCGAGCTGGCGGAGAAGGGTCCGGAACACACGAACGGCCTGCCGAAGTCCACGCTCGTCGACGCGCTCGCCGCGCTCGTCCAGCGCGTGGCGAACCAGCGCGTGAGCGCCGCGGACTTCGAGCTCGACCGCGTCCCCGGTCACCTCATGCCGTCGTTCCGCGCGGTCGACACCCGCGGACGGGCCGTGGGCGCGGACCGCGACCTCGGAGCACTGCAGCGCCGCCTCGCCGACCGGGCGCGCTCGAGCGTGGAGTCGACGATCGCGCGCCCCGCAGCCCGAACGGCCGCGCGAGTCGCCGAGGCCTCCCCCGCGTTCGCGTCGCGTGCGAAGCTCACGACCTGGGATTTCGACGAGCTCACCGAGGTCGTCGACACGCCGGTGGCCGGCGGTGTCGTCCGCGGCTACCCCGCCCTCGTCGACGAGGGCGACAGCGTCGCACTGCGCGTGGAGGCGACGCCCGAGGATGCCGCGCGGCACACCCGCGCCGGCATCCGGCGACTCCTTCTCCTCGCCGTCCCCTCCCCCGCGTCGTACGTGCTCGACCACCTCACCGCGAACGAGAAGCTCGCGCTCGCGGCATCCCCGTATCAGAACGCGAAGGCGCTGATCGAGGATGCGCGCGTGGCCCTGGCCGACGACGTCCTCGGGCGGGAGAGCCCGACCGGTGTCGTGCGCACGAAGGCGGAGTTCGAGCGCGTGCGCGATGCGTTCTCGGCCGCCTCGGTCGAGCAGACCTTCCGCGCGGTGTCGCTCGTCGCGAAGATCCTGCTGGCGCAGCGCGATGTCGAGCGGGCGATGAAGGATGCCGCGTCGATCACGCTCCTCGGCGCCCTCAACGACGTACGCGGACAGCTGAAGGGCCTGATCTTCCCGGGGTTCGTCTCCCGGACGGGGCTCGCGCGCCTCGCGCACCTGCCGCGGTATCTGGCGGGCGCGCTCGAGCGGGTGAAGACGCTGTCCGACAACCCCGGCCGCGATCGCCAGCGCATGACCGAGTACGAGCGCGGCGCCGCCGGTTTCGTCGAGGCCGGAGGCACGATGCCGCTTCCCGCGGAGGCACCCGGGAACCTCGTGCAGACCCGGTGGCTGCTGGAGGAGTTCCGCGTGAGCCTCTTCGCCCAGCGCCTCGGCACCGCCGAGCCGGTCTCCCCCCAGCGTCTCGCGAAGGCGCTGAAGGGCGCGTGA
- a CDS encoding MarR family winged helix-turn-helix transcriptional regulator: MDDIDRVDRIVEQWRDERPDLDVSPLQVIGRLHRVADRLREELLRVYREHGLGEGEFDILAALRRRGEPYACAAGELARTTMVTTGAVTKRVDRLVASGLVVRQGSEDDGRGRIVALTPAGVRVIDEAFAAHVRNEQRLLEGLPPAQRADLEALLRTWGGFLGV; the protein is encoded by the coding sequence GTGGACGACATCGACCGCGTGGACCGGATCGTCGAGCAGTGGCGCGACGAGCGGCCCGACCTCGACGTCTCGCCCCTCCAGGTGATCGGCCGCCTCCACCGGGTCGCCGACCGGCTCCGCGAGGAACTCCTGCGCGTCTACCGCGAGCACGGGCTCGGCGAGGGCGAGTTCGACATCCTCGCCGCCCTGCGGCGCCGCGGCGAGCCCTACGCGTGCGCGGCGGGCGAGCTCGCGCGCACGACGATGGTGACCACCGGTGCTGTGACCAAACGCGTCGACCGTCTCGTGGCATCCGGTCTCGTCGTCCGTCAGGGGAGCGAGGACGACGGACGCGGACGCATCGTCGCCCTCACGCCCGCCGGGGTGCGCGTCATCGACGAGGCGTTCGCCGCCCACGTCCGCAACGAGCAGCGCCTGCTCGAGGGTCTGCCCCCCGCCCAGCGCGCCGACCTGGAGGCGCTGCTGCGCACCTGGGGAGGCTTCTTGGGGGTCTAG
- a CDS encoding DMT family transporter, with amino-acid sequence METTWRAVAITAVAPMAWGATYVVTRHLLPADAPLWGAALRALPAGLLLWLLARRMPRGAWWWKAPVLGALNFGGFFVLVYVAAQLLPSSVAASIMALAPLALAGLAWPLLRQRPTTRWALGSVLGIAGVVLIVGLGAEGVSPAGVVASAIALLSSSLGAILTTRWRDDTPLLATTSWQLTAGGIALVVVAAVVEGAPPRVDATGVAAYTGIAVVATALAFVCWFTGLRLLPAGTVGLIGLLNPVTGVVLGVLVGGESLGIGQLVGILAVLAAIAVSRPPRRGTPESPGFVASRWPRATNPGDSRAR; translated from the coding sequence ATGGAAACTACCTGGCGTGCCGTCGCGATCACCGCGGTCGCCCCGATGGCGTGGGGCGCGACGTACGTCGTCACGCGACACCTCCTCCCCGCCGACGCACCGCTGTGGGGCGCCGCGCTGCGCGCTCTGCCGGCGGGACTCCTGCTCTGGCTCCTCGCCCGACGGATGCCACGCGGCGCCTGGTGGTGGAAGGCACCGGTGCTGGGCGCGCTCAACTTCGGCGGCTTCTTCGTGCTCGTCTACGTCGCCGCGCAGCTCCTGCCCTCCTCGGTCGCGGCGTCCATCATGGCGCTCGCGCCGCTGGCGCTGGCCGGGCTCGCGTGGCCGCTCCTGCGGCAGCGTCCGACGACCCGGTGGGCGCTCGGATCCGTCCTGGGCATCGCCGGAGTGGTGCTCATCGTCGGGCTCGGCGCCGAGGGTGTCTCCCCCGCCGGGGTGGTGGCATCCGCGATCGCCCTGCTGTCGTCGTCGCTCGGCGCGATCCTCACGACACGGTGGCGTGACGACACCCCGCTCCTCGCGACGACATCGTGGCAGCTCACCGCGGGTGGGATCGCGCTGGTCGTGGTCGCCGCGGTGGTCGAGGGCGCGCCGCCGAGAGTGGATGCCACGGGCGTCGCCGCCTACACCGGGATCGCGGTGGTGGCCACGGCGCTCGCCTTTGTGTGCTGGTTCACAGGTCTGCGCCTGCTGCCCGCGGGGACCGTCGGCCTGATCGGCCTGCTCAACCCGGTGACCGGCGTGGTGCTCGGCGTGCTCGTCGGCGGCGAGTCTCTCGGCATCGGCCAACTCGTCGGCATCCTCGCGGTCCTCGCCGCCATCGCCGTCTCGCGCCCGCCCCGCCGCGGTACGCCTGAGTCGCCAGGATTTGTCGCTTCCCGCTGGCCGCGGGCGACAAATCCTGGCGACTCACGCGCACGATGA
- a CDS encoding LuxR C-terminal-related transcriptional regulator: protein MRILICEDSVLLREGLVRLLADDGHEVVAALPDASGLEAAVTDTTPDLCVLDVRLPPTWTDEGIRAAIGLRSRHPGLAVLVLSQYVEEQYASDLIADGQGSLGYLLKDRVADVRDFLDAVARIAGGATVLDPEVVGQLLARRRRDDRLQALTERERAVLALIAEGRSNQAIAQALFVSPASVEKHITAIFTKLGLEQDETGNRRVIAALVHLGHDTTGASS from the coding sequence GTGCGCATCCTGATCTGCGAGGACTCCGTCCTCCTGCGCGAGGGGCTCGTGCGCCTCCTCGCCGACGACGGCCACGAGGTCGTCGCCGCCCTCCCCGACGCGTCGGGTCTCGAGGCCGCCGTCACCGACACGACGCCCGACCTGTGCGTGCTGGACGTCCGGCTCCCGCCGACCTGGACCGACGAAGGCATCCGCGCCGCCATCGGTCTGCGGTCGCGGCATCCCGGGCTCGCCGTCCTCGTCCTGTCCCAGTACGTCGAGGAGCAGTACGCCAGCGACCTGATCGCCGACGGCCAGGGGTCGCTCGGCTACCTCCTGAAGGATCGGGTCGCCGACGTCCGCGACTTCCTCGACGCCGTCGCCCGCATCGCGGGCGGGGCCACGGTCCTCGACCCCGAGGTCGTCGGCCAGCTGCTGGCCCGTCGTCGACGCGACGACCGGCTCCAGGCGCTCACCGAACGCGAGCGCGCCGTGCTCGCCCTGATCGCCGAGGGGCGGTCGAACCAGGCGATCGCCCAGGCGCTGTTCGTGTCGCCCGCGAGCGTCGAGAAGCACATCACCGCGATCTTCACCAAGCTCGGCCTCGAGCAGGACGAGACGGGCAACCGTCGCGTCATCGCCGCCCTGGTCCACCTGGGCCACGACACCACCGGAGCATCCTCATGA
- a CDS encoding sensor histidine kinase translates to MTTASVLPPSPPTLPAPPGALPRRSVRISSPGQVAGAIAQLAALGAIGPVVFGGLFGLLGAGVGLLFALLIGVVLLAGLVYALFGVAWFEQARLDGLYGFDLPALRPRRSPKTGFVGVLHTIWLQAIDLRQWRAIASFTVSTLLGLVALFLVGSAAWGLALVFSPIFGWAHTALFGLLPLEGAGAPLIGALTVLVATGAVIGLGLLHGVLARAILVPSREALLEEQARTSDTRRAGAVRAAEVERTRIERDLHDGVQPRLVSIGMTLGLAQTKIDDDPEAAKALVAEAHASTKSAITELRQLARGIHASVLEDRGLDAALSALASRSHIPVTLDVRLPRRCSRPAEAAVYFSIAEALTNAAKHSRAGNCRVDVRVRDDGSLWARVEDDGLGGARVVPGGGLDGIVNRVTAAGGTARIDSPQGGPTSVEVTVPCAS, encoded by the coding sequence ATGACCACGGCATCCGTCCTCCCTCCCTCGCCGCCGACGTTGCCCGCACCCCCGGGTGCGCTGCCGCGGAGGTCGGTGCGCATCTCGTCGCCCGGCCAGGTCGCCGGCGCGATCGCGCAGCTCGCCGCGCTCGGCGCCATCGGCCCCGTCGTCTTCGGCGGACTCTTCGGCCTCCTGGGCGCGGGCGTCGGACTCCTGTTCGCCCTCCTCATCGGCGTGGTCCTGCTCGCGGGTCTCGTGTACGCGCTGTTCGGCGTGGCATGGTTCGAACAGGCCCGCCTCGACGGGCTCTACGGCTTCGACCTGCCGGCTCTCCGCCCGAGGCGCAGCCCCAAGACCGGGTTCGTCGGCGTGCTGCACACGATCTGGCTGCAGGCGATCGACCTGCGCCAGTGGCGGGCGATTGCCTCCTTCACGGTGTCGACCCTGCTCGGACTCGTCGCGCTCTTCCTCGTCGGGTCGGCCGCGTGGGGGCTCGCGCTCGTGTTCAGTCCGATCTTCGGGTGGGCGCACACGGCGCTCTTCGGTCTGTTGCCCCTCGAGGGTGCGGGTGCCCCGCTCATCGGCGCCCTCACCGTGCTCGTCGCCACGGGCGCGGTGATCGGGCTGGGCCTGCTGCACGGTGTGCTCGCGCGGGCGATCCTCGTGCCGTCCCGCGAGGCGCTGCTGGAGGAGCAGGCGCGCACCTCCGACACCCGCCGTGCGGGCGCGGTCCGCGCAGCCGAGGTCGAGCGCACGCGGATCGAGCGCGACCTCCACGACGGCGTCCAGCCGCGGCTCGTCTCGATCGGGATGACGTTGGGGCTCGCCCAGACCAAGATCGACGACGACCCCGAGGCCGCCAAAGCGCTCGTCGCCGAGGCGCACGCCTCGACCAAGTCGGCGATCACCGAACTCCGGCAGTTGGCACGTGGCATCCACGCGTCCGTCCTGGAGGATCGAGGACTGGATGCCGCCCTCTCGGCGCTCGCGTCCCGATCGCACATCCCCGTGACCTTGGACGTGCGCCTGCCGCGTCGGTGCAGTCGCCCCGCGGAGGCCGCCGTGTACTTCTCGATCGCGGAGGCGCTCACCAACGCCGCGAAGCACTCCCGGGCCGGGAACTGCCGGGTCGATGTGCGGGTGCGCGACGACGGTTCGCTGTGGGCCCGCGTCGAGGACGACGGCCTCGGCGGGGCGCGCGTCGTGCCCGGCGGCGGACTCGACGGCATCGTCAACCGCGTCACCGCGGCCGGGGGAACGGCCCGCATCGACAGCCCGCAGGGCGGTCCGACGTCGGTGGAGGTGACGGTTCCGTGCGCATCCTGA
- a CDS encoding substrate-binding domain-containing protein, giving the protein MTSRRPFRRALLVFAVAVLALVGCTSSTRTETGTSDGEGVVGVALPTADDLAVERLGEALRDELRARGYRVDLQYAAADERTQISQVQNMVTKGEEAVVLVPLSADALDGARAAADGGDAPLVTVGRALDEGGAVEAFDPAATGRAQATALLEALARDDAATRDDPRPSRSSPASSTIPRRPRPTPPRRRSSPQGPCGSSRAPTSSPPRWPTSPVTSSWRARNGSAPCTEPPAVRRPTRSSRSATPSAGAS; this is encoded by the coding sequence GTGACCTCCCGCCGTCCCTTCCGCCGCGCTCTCCTGGTGTTCGCCGTGGCGGTGCTGGCGCTGGTCGGCTGCACCTCGAGCACGCGGACCGAGACGGGGACGAGCGACGGCGAGGGCGTGGTGGGCGTCGCGCTGCCCACGGCCGACGACCTCGCCGTCGAGCGACTGGGCGAGGCGCTTCGCGACGAGCTGCGGGCGCGGGGGTACCGCGTCGATCTGCAGTACGCCGCCGCTGACGAACGCACCCAGATCTCCCAGGTGCAGAACATGGTGACGAAGGGGGAGGAGGCGGTCGTCCTCGTGCCGCTGTCAGCCGACGCTCTCGACGGGGCGCGCGCGGCCGCGGACGGCGGCGATGCCCCGTTGGTCACGGTGGGTCGCGCGCTCGACGAGGGTGGCGCCGTCGAGGCGTTCGATCCCGCGGCGACCGGGCGCGCGCAGGCGACGGCGCTCCTGGAGGCGCTCGCGCGCGACGACGCGGCGACGCGCGACGACCCCCGACCGTCGCGATCGTCGCCGGCGTCGTCGACGATCCCGAGGCGGCCGCGGCCCACGCCGCCGCGACGGAGGTCCTCGCCGCAGGGCCCGTGCGGATCGTCGCGGGCGCCGACCTCGAGTCCGCCGCGGTGGCCGACCTCCCCGGTGACGTCGAGCTGGCGGGCGAGGAACGGGTCCGCGCCCTGTACGGAACCCCCGGCGGTGAGACGCCCGACGCGATCCTCGCGCTCGGCGACGCCGTCGGCCGGGGCGTCGTGA
- a CDS encoding sensor histidine kinase — MSVLSTDDLVLIVTTTLVCTLIVIGGGVVLLRVTRGAPILVKLTIVLVAAVAAVVVSTVAAAGEMFLGSHELIVVIWIVGVSAVVSTASAWFVLHRTVRQATAGLVSSARQIAVGGVVAPLASGWQEFDRVAIELADTAEKLSAARAEVERLESARRQFFAWISHDLRTPLSGIRALAEALEDGMAPNPGEYVTLIRTKVDTVDRMVDDLFELSKIDGGTLALHPQTVSLLDLVSDAVIDVSADAAARGVRITHDGIEGCQLRADPRELTRAISNVLSNGVRHAPEGSVVTVSATVAGDGHLVLSVRDAGEGVAEEDLGRLFETGWRADAARSSDPARGATPGAGLGLAIVRGIAEAHGGSVRAARERDGFRLDLVLPATAVDRATAG; from the coding sequence ATGTCCGTGCTGTCGACTGACGACCTGGTGCTCATCGTGACGACGACCCTCGTGTGCACGCTCATCGTGATCGGCGGTGGTGTCGTGCTGCTGCGCGTGACGCGCGGGGCACCGATCCTCGTGAAGCTCACCATCGTGCTCGTCGCCGCGGTCGCCGCGGTCGTCGTCTCCACCGTCGCCGCCGCCGGAGAGATGTTCCTCGGCTCGCACGAACTGATCGTGGTGATCTGGATCGTCGGGGTCTCGGCCGTGGTGAGCACGGCCTCGGCCTGGTTCGTGCTGCATCGCACGGTGCGACAGGCGACGGCCGGACTGGTGTCGTCGGCACGGCAGATCGCAGTGGGGGGTGTCGTGGCACCGCTCGCCTCGGGCTGGCAGGAGTTCGACCGGGTCGCGATCGAACTCGCCGACACCGCCGAGAAGCTGTCCGCGGCGCGGGCGGAGGTGGAGCGGCTGGAGTCGGCGCGGCGACAGTTCTTCGCGTGGATCTCGCACGATCTGCGAACGCCGTTGTCCGGCATCCGGGCGCTGGCCGAGGCGCTCGAGGACGGGATGGCGCCGAATCCGGGCGAGTACGTCACGCTCATCCGGACCAAGGTCGACACGGTCGACCGCATGGTGGACGACCTGTTCGAACTGTCCAAGATCGACGGGGGGACTCTCGCCCTTCATCCGCAGACGGTGTCGCTGTTGGACCTCGTGTCCGACGCGGTCATCGACGTCAGCGCGGACGCGGCCGCACGCGGGGTGCGCATCACCCATGACGGCATCGAGGGATGCCAGCTCCGGGCCGATCCGCGAGAACTCACCCGTGCGATCTCGAACGTGCTCAGCAACGGCGTCCGTCACGCACCGGAGGGGAGCGTCGTGACGGTGTCGGCGACCGTGGCCGGCGACGGCCACCTCGTTCTGAGCGTGCGGGATGCCGGCGAGGGGGTGGCGGAGGAAGACCTGGGCCGTCTCTTCGAGACCGGCTGGCGCGCGGATGCCGCACGTTCGAGCGACCCCGCCCGCGGCGCGACGCCCGGCGCGGGGCTGGGGCTCGCGATCGTGCGCGGAATCGCCGAGGCGCACGGCGGGTCCGTCCGAGCGGCTCGGGAACGCGACGGGTTCCGACTCGATCTCGTGCTTCCGGCGACCGCCGTGGACCGGGCGACGGCCGGCTGA